The region TGTTTTACTAAATATTGGGGCTTCTATTTATGAAGGTACACTATTAGGAAAAATTTTAGGTGTAACATCAAAAATCATAAATCCTGAAAATTTATTAAATACTTTTACAGGAAAAGAAAAATTGTTTGAAAGTAATTATTTTGATGATAAAACGCAAGCAATTATCAATAAAACAGAAGTTCCATTAGGGGTTTTTGTAGATAAAAATTTAGTCAAAACAGATCATATTTCGGTAATTCTTTTTAATAAAGAAGATCAATTCTTGTTAGAATACATCAAACGAATGAAAAAAAGTTCAGAGGCTAAAATTTCAATTTTTGACACTTATGAAGTCATGAATGAAGATAACAAAGTAGTTCATGAAAATGTCAAAATAATTACTTCATCAAAACTTGAAAGAGATTTTTTGAAGGAACAAGATTTACTTATTTTGAGTATGGATAGTTGGAAAAAACTAATCGATACCAATAGTGTTTGGTTAAATAATACACCATCACTTTTAATTATTAAACCATAATTTTATGTTGCAAATTGGGACTTACCATACCTTAAAAATTGCTAGAGATACTAAAGTTGGCCTTTTTTTAGTAAATGAAAACGAAGAAGTTTTATTACCTAAAAAATATGTTCCTGCTGATTTTCATATTGGAGATGACATTACTGTTTTTGTCTATTTGGATCATGAAGAACGTCCCGTTGCTACCACATTGAAACCATATATTACATTGAATCAATTTGCTGTATTAAAAGTAAATTATACCAATAAATTTGGCGCTTTTTTGGATTGGGGTTTAGAAAAAGATTTGTTTGTGCCGTTTAAAGAACAAGCACGACCAATGGAAAAAGACAAACGTTATGTAGTGTATTTATATGAGGATGAAAAAACAAACCGTTTAGTAGCTTCAAGTAAAATCAATCAGTTTTTAGAACAAGAAACAATTGATTTAGAAAAGAATCAAGAAGTTGATGTGATGGTTTCTCATATTACAGATGTGGGTATTAATGTTATTATTAATGGTAAATACCGTGGATTAGCGTATAAAAATGAAGTTTTTGAAACTGTTTCTCCAGGTTATAAAACAAAAGCATACATTAAATTGGTGCGCCCTGACGGAAAAATTGATGTTTCTTTTCAAAAATTAGGGGTTGAAGTAATTGATGCCTCAGCACAAAGTGTTTTACAAGCATTACAACAAAATAACGGTTTTTTAGCTTTAAATGATGACAGTCATCCGGAAGAAATAAAATCGGTTTTAAAGATGAGTAAAAAATCTTTTAAAAAGGCTATTGGTAGTTTGTATAAACAGAAATTAATATCAATTAAAGAAAACGGTATTCAATTGAATTAGTTTAACGATTGATTCAAGATCCATTTTTTTATCAATTTTTGATTGTTTGAAATGGGAACGATATAATAGGTGGTACTCGAAGCAGCTTTTGATTTTTCGATATTTTCCTTAACGACTCCTTGTTTATTGATATAATTAGAATGTATTATATATACATTTTGTTGTTCTTTAAGGATATAGCCTACGTGGAAATCAAGACCAATGAAATAAATACCATCTTTAAGCGTTAAAAAATGTTTTTTTAATTCGGTAAGTGAACTGTTTTTAATTGTTGTTATTGTTTCGCCACAACTCATAATTTTTGCTACTTCTAGAGGATTTAGTTGTGCGAGTTTATATCTATTTAATTTAAAACCAGCATCTCTTAATGTTGTTGATACAAAATACCCACAGGCAATATTTCCCGATTTTGGGATTTCTGTGTGTCCTTCAAAAGACCATTTGGTTCCGTACCAATTCGGAATGATTTGATCAATTAAAATAGTTTTGATTTCTAGTTGTGCCTTTTCAATGACTTTCTTTTTTTCGATTGAAGTGGTATATAAATTTGAATAGGTAATTCTATTTTGTATAACAATAGATTTAATTTCTTTATAAGTGACATTAAAAAGAAGTAAAAATAAAGGCAGTGTAATTTTCATTTATTGAATTTTTTATAACAACGGAATAATGAAAATTTAATTCAATATAAAATGTTAAAATTTAAATTTATTTTAATCGTTTCAAGATTCTGGTCCTTAAAAATTTATCTTTTGGATAATTTCGGAAGGAGGTAATATTATTAAAAAATAAGGCAACAATCAATAAAATCAGACTTCCACTTAAAACAGGAAATAGTACATATAAATAACCCAATGCTTTTATTTTTTCTGTTCCAATGATTGCAATTAATGCAGTTGCACCACCTGGAGGATGAAGGGTTTTTGTAAATTGCATGGCAATGATTGATAATGAAACAGCCAATGGAGCCGTAATCCAAATTATTTCGGGTAACAATTTATAAATAGTTACGCCAATACAGGCTGAAATAATGTGGCCTCCAATTAAATTGCGCGGTTGTGCTAAAGGACTTTGAATTGCGCCATAAATTAAAACACTCGATGCTCCAAATGAACCTATTAAAAAAATGTTTTCAATTTGATTAAAAAAGAAGGTTTGTATCAGTCCGATACTTCCAATTCCAACAAATGATCCTATAAAAGACCAAAAGTATTCTTTATAATTGATAAATGTTTCTTTATAAATTACATACTTTGAAATCCGAATTGTTCTTTTAATTTTAGACATTAATTATTCATTTGCCCCATTACTAACCTCTGTATTGTCGAGTTTAATTGGGTATTTTGGATTAAATAGAGCTAAAAACTTTTTAGTTTGATAGGTTTTATGTGTCATTTTATTAGACAAACAAATGATTGTAAGCTTATCATTTTTCATGGTAATATAAGAAGAAGTATTTCCATGCCACCATCCATTATGATAGGTAAGAGTAGGAGCTTCTTTCCATTCGCGTAAACGAATACCTAATCCATAATTTTTTTCTCCTTTAGCTTCATAACTGTAGCCTTTGTAAATTTCCTTTCGCAACTTCGGACTGAAAAATTTATCAGAATAGGTAGCTAAATCAAATTTTAATAAATCACGTGCCGTTGAATAAATATTTTTATCACCATAAACTAAATCCAAATGATCAAAAGCTAAACGCAACTTACTTGCTTTATACGTCTGACTCACAGTATCATGGTGTTTTTCATAATCAAAAACAAACGTGTTTTTCATACCTAATGGTTTAAACAACAGCTTATCCATCGCTTCATGATATCGTAATTTAGTTACTTTTTCAATAATTAAAGCTAGTAACGCATAATTGGTATTGCAGTAGGCAAATCGGGTATCGGGTTTAGATTCTAAATGAATTTTTCCCGAATTAATTAAATCTAAAATATCTTGATTGGTAATTCGTTTTGAACGATCCCATTTAACGTCGGTTTCAATAAAATAGCCATAGTGTCGAAGTCCGCTTCTATGATTTAAAAGCATTCGAACGGTAATATCATCAAAATAAAAATTAGGTAAATACTTGGAAACTTTATCGTCTAATCCAATTTTTCCCTCATCAACTAATCGTAAAACAACCGCAGCAGTTAACACTTTACTTACAGATGCAATATGTAACGGTTTATCTTTTCGATTTTCTTCTTTTTTTTCATAGTAGGCATAGCCTTTATAATCTTCAAAAAGAACTTTTCCGTTTTTAGCTACTAAAAACTGACCATAAAAATCGGGTGTTCCAATTAGTTTAGTGTAGTAATATTCAATGTCATTTTTCTTTTGATCAACATATTTTTTGGATAACGGTTCAAATTCTACAAAGAATTCACTATCTGATTTTTGTGTTTTGTTATTTAAAGTAAATGTTTTACTGTTTTTAGATTCATTACATCCAAGTACTAATAAAAGTAAGGGCAAATATAGGTAGTTAAATTTCATTCGTTTTTGGGTAGTCGTTTGATTATTTTTCTTGTATTCTAATTTCTGGGTTTATTCCTTTTAAATGAGCAATAAATTCATCTCTGTTTTCAGGAGAAATAAATAAATCATCGTAGTTATTATAGGTGATAATTATTCCTTTATGACTCCAGCCTAATTTAAAAATCGCTTGTACAAAAATACTATTATTAATTTCGATTTTCTTTATTTTTTGAATATCAATTTTTCCATGAAAAACACCACATTTGTATTTTAAGATTGTATTTTCAATTTGATAAAATGTATTTTTAAATGCATGAATTATAAAGCAAGTTAAAACCAGTATAAATGAACCAATTATTGATGCTTCTTTTCTTTCATTAGGTTCCGTAATAAAAATATATGTTAAGGCACTAAGAGGAGCTCCTAATGCTATAAATACGATATATGAAAAATTTGTATAAGCAGATTTGTACTTCATTTTTTGCCTTTTAATTGCAAGTTAAACCAAAAAAATCAATTAATTTTACAAACTTCAATATAAAAATTGAATTCAAAACATAAGTAATTCATATTTAACACTTTTTATCAAATTAGAAAAAATGGATACAATTAATTGGGTAACAGCAAAGGAATATAGTGACATCACTTACAAAAAGTGTGATGGTGTAGCACGTATTGCATTTAATCGACCAGAAGTTAGAAATGCATTTCGACCAAAAACAACGGCTGAATTATTAGATGCATTTCATGATGCACATGAAGATACTTCGATTGGGGTTATTCTTTTGTCTTCTGAAGGTCCTTCTCCTAAAGACGGAATTTATTCATTTTGTAGTGGTGGGGATCAAAAAGCTAGAGGATACCAAGGTTATGTAGGTGAAGATGGGTACCATAGATTAAATATTTTAGAAGTACAACGATTA is a window of Flavobacterium indicum GPTSA100-9 = DSM 17447 DNA encoding:
- a CDS encoding CvfB family protein → MLQIGTYHTLKIARDTKVGLFLVNENEEVLLPKKYVPADFHIGDDITVFVYLDHEERPVATTLKPYITLNQFAVLKVNYTNKFGAFLDWGLEKDLFVPFKEQARPMEKDKRYVVYLYEDEKTNRLVASSKINQFLEQETIDLEKNQEVDVMVSHITDVGINVIINGKYRGLAYKNEVFETVSPGYKTKAYIKLVRPDGKIDVSFQKLGVEVIDASAQSVLQALQQNNGFLALNDDSHPEEIKSVLKMSKKSFKKAIGSLYKQKLISIKENGIQLN
- a CDS encoding HPP family protein, with the translated sequence MSKIKRTIRISKYVIYKETFINYKEYFWSFIGSFVGIGSIGLIQTFFFNQIENIFLIGSFGASSVLIYGAIQSPLAQPRNLIGGHIISACIGVTIYKLLPEIIWITAPLAVSLSIIAMQFTKTLHPPGGATALIAIIGTEKIKALGYLYVLFPVLSGSLILLIVALFFNNITSFRNYPKDKFLRTRILKRLK
- a CDS encoding serine hydrolase domain-containing protein, encoding MKFNYLYLPLLLLVLGCNESKNSKTFTLNNKTQKSDSEFFVEFEPLSKKYVDQKKNDIEYYYTKLIGTPDFYGQFLVAKNGKVLFEDYKGYAYYEKKEENRKDKPLHIASVSKVLTAAVVLRLVDEGKIGLDDKVSKYLPNFYFDDITVRMLLNHRSGLRHYGYFIETDVKWDRSKRITNQDILDLINSGKIHLESKPDTRFAYCNTNYALLALIIEKVTKLRYHEAMDKLLFKPLGMKNTFVFDYEKHHDTVSQTYKASKLRLAFDHLDLVYGDKNIYSTARDLLKFDLATYSDKFFSPKLRKEIYKGYSYEAKGEKNYGLGIRLREWKEAPTLTYHNGWWHGNTSSYITMKNDKLTIICLSNKMTHKTYQTKKFLALFNPKYPIKLDNTEVSNGANE
- a CDS encoding PH domain-containing protein, producing MKYKSAYTNFSYIVFIALGAPLSALTYIFITEPNERKEASIIGSFILVLTCFIIHAFKNTFYQIENTILKYKCGVFHGKIDIQKIKKIEINNSIFVQAIFKLGWSHKGIIITYNNYDDLFISPENRDEFIAHLKGINPEIRIQEK